One segment of Pelecanus crispus isolate bPelCri1 chromosome 2, bPelCri1.pri, whole genome shotgun sequence DNA contains the following:
- the TGS1 gene encoding trimethylguanosine synthase — translation MVQDPRGRLVAELLLRAGAARSILCLCSRAFVEDRKLYKLGLKGFYVKDDSDSTGEEQVSEEENRCSNVTLKVDTNHALDLEEVELDSEAELMKSMGLPLQFGGPSAHRDFVATENYRKRSNMKIMKKKKKKKKELQQKHEDKMGQECQDQACGGHIQSVSGELALATEQREKSSKPEVVSEENCGSSESLANEALPSELKEKWEKYWSEYGEGLLWQSWLEKHQEVSSSEATTVSEPWNNPDTREEWEQHYSELYWYYWEQFQYWTSQGWTTESSHGDNVEANVVSQETDLLGKMDLVSPGDEHSEVLSLELSPCNTRSEETLPSGAEPHSDIISGIRNLNLILEEVEQSSAALPVAHQGPQERSSSDSESQKEPCDGGTRKRSSSCENKSINQSGSQGSCSLNSNGKEQLLLHDRDEDEDEEPPEYRHAKVKRSHELDVDENPVEDPEETCSVLGFKCGTGQKYGGIPDFTHRSVQYLEKKAKLKSKFLDMRKPRKSKNTHIFFTEESETSCKKNKTLKKVEEFLKRVNKPGEEATSQTASPQGKAEALSASSDSEDQESVTATQTVTLNAENQEPPSSSAAVAEPGGHNLEEKAQDAAASGSDGQGAGRQERGCGRQLVTLDIPDYLRAETEDVSQAVDEKITAKKKEKKRRRRNKTALGAIPAEIAADPELAKYWAQRYRLFSRFDEGVKLDREGWFSVTPEKIAEHIAVRVSQSFNCDIIVDAFCGVGGNAIQFALTSKRVIAIDIDPEKLSLARNNAEVYGVADQIEFVCGDFMVLAADLQADVVFLSPPWGGPDYATAEIFDIQTMICPDGFEIFRLSKKITNNIVYFLPRNADIDQVASLAGPGGKVEIEQNFLNNKLKTITAYFGNLIRHDIS, via the exons ATGGTGCAGGACCCGCGGGGGCGGCTGGTGGcggagctgctgctgcgggcgggggcggcccgcagcatcctctgcctctgctcccgCGCCTTCGTCGA AGATCGAAAATTATATAAACTGGGATTAAAAGGATTTTATGTCAAAGATGACAGTGACAGTACAG GGGAGGAACAAGTGTCCGAGGAGGAGAACCGTTGTTCCAATGTGACGTTAAAGGTGGATACTAATCATGCTCTCGACCTGGAAGAAGTTGAACTAGACTCGGAGGCCGAGCTTATGAAGAGTATGGGATTGCCTCTTCAGTTTGGTGGGCCGTCAGCCCACAGGGACTTTGTG GCAACAGAAAATTATAGAAAGAGAAGTAACATGAagattatgaaaaagaaaaagaagaagaaaaaagagttaCAGCAAAAACACGAGGATAAAATGGGGCAGGAATGCCAGGATCAAGCTTGTGGTGGTCATATCCAGTCTGTTTCTGGTGAGCTGGCCCTAGCTACAGAGCAACGTGAGAAGAGCAGCAAACCTGAGGTTGTAAGTGAAGAGAACTGTGGAAGTTCAGAAAGTCTCGCAAATGAGGCTTTACCCAGCgaacttaaagaaaaatgggaGAAGTACTGGAGTGAGTACGGAGAGGGCCTTCTTTGGCAGAGTTGGCTGGAGAAGCATCAAGAGGTCTCATCGTCTGAGGCCACCACAGTCTCTGAGCCTTGGAATAATCCAGACACCAGGGAAGAGTGGGAGCAGCATTATAGCGAACTGTACTGGTATTACTGGGAACAGTTTCAGTACTGGACAAGTCAAGGATGGACTACTGAGAGCTCACACGGTGACAATGTGGAAGCTAATGTGGTTAGCCAGGAGACGGATCTTCTGGGAAAAATGGACTTGGTTAGCCCAGGGGATGAACACAGTGAAGTGCTGAGCTTGGAGCTGTCTCCCTGTAACACCAGAAGTGAGGAAACGCTCCCTTCAGGTGCTGAGCCCCACAGTGACATAATCTCTGGGATTCGTAATTTAAATCTGATTTTGGAGGAAGTGGAGCAGAGCAGTGCAGCTCTACCAGTAGCCCACCAAGGTCCTCAAGAACGTAGTTCATCTGACAGTGAAAGTCAGAAGGAGCCCTGTGATGGAGGAACAAGGAAAAGGAGTTCAtcttgtgaaaataaaagtattaacCAGTCAG GTTCACAGGGGTCATGTAGCTTGAATTCAAATGGCAAAGAACAGTTGCTGCTTCATGACCGAGATGAAGATGAGGATGAAGAGCCTCCTGAATACAGACACGCCAAAGTCAAGAGAAG CCATGAACTGGATGTGGATGAGAACCCAGTGGAAGATCCTGAGGAAACCTGCTCTGTTTTGGGTTTCAAATGTGGCACGGGACAAAA gtaTGGTGGAATTCCAGATTTCACCCACCGAAGTGTGCAGTacttggagaaaaaagcaaaactcaagTCCAAATTCTTGGATATGCGTAAACCAAGGAAGAGCAAAAACACACACATCTTCTTTACAGAGGAATCTGAAACgtcttgcaaaaaaaataaaactttgaagaAG GTGGAAGAGTTCCTAAAGCGGGTTAATAAACCTGGGGAGGAAGCCACATCCCAAACAGCTTCCCCTCAGGGTAAAGCAGAGGCATTGTCCGCCAGCAGCGACTCGGAGGATCAGGAGAGCGTTACTGCCACACAGACCGTGACACTGAATGCTGAAAACCAAGAGCCACCATCTTCCAGTGCGGCCGTCGCAGAACCTGGAGGGCATAACCTTGAGGAGAAAGCGCAGGAtgcggcagcgagcggctccgaTGGCCAGGGTGCGGGCAGGCAGGAGCGTGGCTGCGGGCGGCAGCTAGTCACTCTGGATATTCCCGATTATCTCCGGGCAGAGACAGAGGACGTCAGCCAAG CTGTAGATGAAAAAATTACTgcaaagaagaaggagaaaaaaaggagaaggaggaacaaAACTGCACTGGGAGCTATACCTGCCGAGATTGCTGCTGATCCGGAGCTGGCCAAGTACTGGGCACAACGCTACCGGCTGTTCTCTCGGTTTGACGAGGGGGTTAAACTAGACAGAG AGGGTTGGTTTTCTGTTACTCCTGAGAAAATAGCTGAGCATATTGCTGTCCGTGTTAGTCAGTCATTCAACTGTGATATCATAGTGGATGCGTTCTGTGGGGTTGGAGGAAACGCTATTCAGTTTGCATTGACCTCAAAAAGAG tgaTCGCTATTGATATTGATCCTGAGAAACTCAGTCTTGCGCGCAACAATGCTGAGGTGTACGGCGTGGCGGATCAGATAGAATTTGTGTGTGGAGACTTCATGGTGCTGGCAGCCGACCTGCAAGCAGACGTCGTGTTCCTCAGCCCACCCTGGGGGGGACCTGACTACGCCACTGCCGAGATCTTCGATATCCAAACCATGATTTGCCCAGATGG ATTTGAAATTTTCAGGCTCTCTAAGAAGATCACCAACAATATTGTGTATTTTCTACCTCGGAATGCTGACATTGACCAG gtgGCTTCCTTAGCAGGTCCAGGGGGGAAAGTTGAAATAGAACAAAATTTTCTCAATAACAAACTGAAGACAATAACAGCTTATTTTGGTAATCTAATAAGGCATGACATCTCCTGA